The genome window tgttttataatttgtgctaTGGTCAGTTCGAAATGGTGATGTGGTTCCAGTTGATGGTGTACTTGTAATTTGTTCGTActcttttattgaatttaagttGCCCTTGGGTGCGGGCATATGGATGGGGAATGTTGCGCTCATCGTTATCGTTGTTGGGGAAAAGgaatggtatttaatttgttggctTTGTAATGCTCGCCTCGTTGTCCACAAATTCCTTGATGTAGCCCGCAATGCTGCGACGCAGTTCCTCGTCTGTTTTCGTCGTCAATTCCTCGCTGAGTTTGTTGGCAATGCTgtaatatatagtaaataaattagttggaGAAAATGGAAAGCGTATGAAAAGCTTGATTACTTGGCATACAGTTTCCAGGGTGTGTCGCAGTTGGGATTGTTGTAAAGGCTGCTGCGTCGACATTGCTCCCGGAACTGTTGACGTTGCACGAGTAATTCCATGAGATCTTCCGGCATGGCTGCTTGAGCAGCTGTGGGGCGTGGCgtcacatcatcatcatcatcatcatccccattttcatttgcatctTTGTTCAGTTCCCCCTTCTCCTCTTCTTGTTCAACCTCCTCAATAACAGTCAGTCTTTTGCTATATTCAATTTGCTTGGGCAACTGTGTcaactgtggcaactgttTGGCCTCCTCTTGCACTTTCTTGGCCTGCTTTGTCATCTTCTTGGGCACCTGCTTCTTCAGCCGCTTCATCTCCTGGAGACGATGTCGTTCTCGACACTCACTCACCTGTTGCTTCTGCCGATCTAGTTCCCGGCGCTCATCCAACGCCCTCTCTTGGCGTGTCCTTTGCTCTGGAGTTATTGGCGTCTGTTGACTGCGATGCAGCTCAGATTCTATAAAGTCCAGCACATGTTTCTCATCCTTGAGCTCGTCCTCGAGTGGCTTCGAGAGAAAGAAATTGCCATCGGGAGCTCGCAAGATTTTTACCTCTTTATAACGCAAGTCGTCCGGTGGAAGCTGTTGATACAGCTTCTGACGTTCCTTTAGGTAGCGATGTCCCGCCCAGAAGTGCTTACAGTACGGTGAATCTCCGGGCTTCAGCGCCAACGGCCTGGACAGGGAAAGGGATTGATCAACATTAAAATTGACGCTAATAAATCAAAActgacaacacacacacacagaaaagcCGGCTTATTGCATCAGCCTCGCAAGCCGATAACGTCATAGTATTACCTCCCCTTAAACCCTCCTTCTCGGACTCCTCTGGAGTCGAAGCGGAATTCATTGGGTTTCATATGGTCTGTCGACACGCAATTCCCAGCCAGTTCTCTGCACACCCCTCTCTTAAGAAGTCTCAAGGCCAATGTCAAAAATAGCAAAGTGTTTGAATACCCTTCAATTGCGCATGTGGGGTCATTTGGCAGttcaaaacaatttgtttagcTTCAATTTACagagcaaaattaaataattgctaaTGTCAGCAATTACAGTCTTACCTAACCATTAAGTTCTTGAGTGAGATCCCATTTTGGATAGTTAAAGTGAAAATCGAGAAAGAGAAATAAGTAGATTTGTTTTAGCAACGAAGTTTGACTGTAAAATTCTTGCGAACCGAATAAGaactaaaattcaattaaaaaaattatttaaaaaaatttaaaataatattattttcaatgctagATTATTTGAAAGAGTTATTATAATTCCGAAAAAAtaccttttttatttgatatacgAACTGAATCGAACGAAACTATTGTACTTAAAtttacttgaaaaaaaaaaaaacaacttacaGAGACGATCGTTATAGCGAAGTTCAAGTGTAGCATAAATTAtggataatatataatatatatatttatatttatatgtctTTCCGTGTCAAGTTCTCAGTTGTCAATAAAATTGATCTAATGTCCAAGTAAAGTCAAGCTTCTTATAAAAGAAGGGATTGTTTTGCCAAggacaaaaatgtttatcagGAGTGCTCCAGAAATATAATCCAAccaaatctttaatttttttttctttacagttcataatttatttttaattgtatttgtatttttaatctttaacttaatttttatacttggtaattttttctttgccgactgcttttagtcgtgcataaataaataaataaataaataaataaaaaaaaactaatgcatttttgattgtttggcttatatttttaaaaaacccttgtatatatattttttattttttaaaatatttgcacccaatagattaaaaaaaaaaaaaagaacatgtgaattttgttttttgtcaaaataaaattaacatactGTAAAAggatatttttatgatttttaagaaaaacttGTATTTCTCTTACATGAAACTTTAGCATGTTGTGAAAGTCGATAAACTTTCCTAGCTATCCGTAGCTAAGTGTATGTTGCCTCTACTCGGATCTGGGTTATCAGGGTTAAGGTTGCTATGTTAATCATCATCTGTGCTCCCCACCTGTTCCCTTTTCCCTCTTCCCCCTCCAGCTGGGCAAATAACATGACACAATCAAAGtgggaaaatgaaaatggaaacaGCAAAGACAAAATAACTAAGAAAGAAGAGGAAAACATTCAAAGAGCTTCATTAATAAAACACCGCAAGTTGTGAGTTTGGGGCGATGAGGCAAGCTGTGTGGCAAGTTCTTTCCACAAAACTGTtcttaggtttttttttttttttggtatttaggttttttttttgttttggggcGACGCGCAAATTTATTGATCAAACAAATAAAGCGCAGCAactaaaaagagaaagagaattaTGACAAAGCCAAGGTATAGTCATCAAGTTTCCAACTCGAACCTCAACACAATCCCAATTCCCAAAGCCCAGAACGTTGCTCGTTATCGTCAGCAGCAAAAAGGGCAAAGGGGCAAAGGGGAAGGGGAACTGAAAATGGTAGTGAAAGGGAAGGGAAAGGGGGGAAACGTCTCATACTCTCATCCAACTATTTTTTCTGAATGTGCAAAattttatctcaaaaaaaaaaaattaaaaaaaatatcaacgtgaatttcaattgcaaacaGTTGTCGATTATTTGGTCGTAATATTTGATTAGAAGAATTCCTCATATCAGGCGAGCGCAACTGCAAAAACAGTTGCCAAATAGCTCAGGTTGAGTTCAGGTGCTAACGACAGGGAGGGTGCTAAAGGAGAGGAACCAATttatactctctctctctataacTACATACttattgcttatttttatgtgAGCATATAATCCGATAAGAGAAATTGCGGTTTTGGGGCGCCCCAATTTGGGCGCCAACGTCTTTATTTGAAGATCTTGCTGAGTAAAGAACTTGAAATCAAGATTATACAATCatcttcaaaaactttgagaaATTATCTCTAAAGAGTTATctacttagaaaatttcacaaaacaaaaacacaattttaggCATCTTCTACATTTTAAGCGAACCATTTTGAGCACCATTAAACAAATAGCAATTCTCAACTTGTTCAACTTAAGGCGAGTTTCGAAACCTATCCCAagtaaaaagttaataaattccGAAGCATATGTGGAACGCTTGTAACTTGTCAAATGTTAATGTGACGTTAACAGCTTGACAGCGTTAACAGCATGATGTTAACATAAACAAGTctgtataattaaaatgttacttaagttaaaaaaaaaaacgtgtcTTTagacttaaattataaattatgagcTTTAGTGATTAACTGGCGTTCGACTTGCAGATACTCTACAAAGATTGCTgagtgaaattttaaaatttatgttaatttaaaaattatgttttatgtaATTTGATTTGTACAACTAATTTATAACTTTAACTCAAGGTGGGAATGACTATTTATAGGGTATTCCCATTCCTTATCAATATGACGCGCTAAGTCGATTTACTCATTTCcttctgtctgtccgtctatctTCAACTGTCCGGCAAGTTAAAAAGTTGAAGTACAAAACATAAAGCCCATGTTGATGAAGAGTGATACCGGATAACTGATAACACAGATAAGTTATAAAATACGACTAGTGTAGTTACAGTTCAAGTagcaaatataatatatagtttttagaatttaaaaaaaatgtaaacaaataattatataaacaaaatcataaatacacattcaaaaataaatagaatactTGTTTTCAGATAATTAAActtcttaaaaataagaacatttaaaatcgaagaatttaaaaaaaatttaaaccaataattatataaacaacatcataaatacacattaaaaaataaataactgttTTCagataattaaacttttttaaattacaaaatttaaaatcgaaacTTTATATTCTTCATCtatcaaatgattttttttttgcaaaaattggtaaaaataggaagaaaatttaaaatctcacaaaattttgtcattccattttttttttaatttaatgtaatttttgtattttaaagggtaataaaattacttgacatactgtatgcATAGTTTTTAGATTTTAGGGTCAAGCgcaactttaaattgaaagaCCAAGACAAAGGATTAAGGTTAAAGGCATCTGAACAGCAGCAATGTgtgggtgagtgtgtgtgtgtagagttGTGTGCAGAGGTAGCTGCTGCTGGtagtaaatatacatacatatgtacatatgtacttcTAATCGCAACGCAGGgcgacaaacaaaaacaaagacaacaacagcaaagacATTGACAGTTaactgtttgctgttgttgttgttgctgctatttttgtttgttgttgccgtatTTGCAAACGCGAGCGAGCTTGGAGTCGCCGTTGGGTGAGTAACTCCACCAGGCAGCGCAGTCAGCGCTGTCGATGGCGTCAGCAGCGCATTGGCAGCTGACTGGAGCAACAACACgacgtgcatgtgtgtgtgcgtgtgtgtgtgtgtgttgtgtgggAGAGTGAGAGTACGATTGCTAGCGAAGCGAGGGCAAAGCCAAAAAGGCTAAAGAGAGAGCGCGTTCGCTCTCACTCAGAGCGACGATGACATCATTTGCACACACAAAACGACGACGCTGACTGCGTTGATGACAGCGACGTTGACTGCGTTTCTAACCGtttgatttgttgctgttgttgttgttgtgtagaGTACTTACAGCATCTGGAGTGTTAGACGCATTGCATCCCTGGACGGATCACCGGCATCGCTGACCTCGCTGCGCAATATGTTGACGATCTCCTGGTCATGCTGCTCTGCCCGCGACAGCAGCTCGAGCAGCGCTCGACGCTTCTCCGGCGTTAGCAGTTGTGGATTCTGTGTGAGAGGGACGAAGGTGGCCGCTGtggcagtcgcagtcgccgctgcagtcgctgtcgctgtatTGGTCAACGTGGTggcaactgctgttgttgttgtggcagcaacagttgaTTGCAGCTGCTcatagttgttgcttttgttgttgcgcgCACTGCTCAGCGGCGTCACCGTCGGCACCGGCGGCGGATGCTCCATTTGCCTGCGCACTGTGCGCGCTGCCGCCGGCTTGCGTCGCCGTGgcgctgacgtcgacgtcggcattggcattggcattggtgttgttgttggcgttatGTCCACTTCGGAGCCTCGCTCAATGCGCGTGAGCAGCAACTCGAGCTGCTCGTGCGCCGCTGCCATCGGCCTGGCCATTGGACGCGGCGTGTCCAGCCGATGCCTCAGTCCGCGGTGACGCACAggtgccgctgctgctggttGCAGCACTGGGGGTGGGGGTAGTGTGGCATGCCCCGTTGACCGACCCGAGCAAGTGCGTCCAAAGGCCACACGTGACAAAGTCAGTGGGGATTCCCGTTGCCGTATCCGTtcccgctctcgctctcgctcccTTTCCCGCTCCctgcgattgttgttgctgctgctgctcttgcgGCTCTGTCGACTTGGTGGCACCACCGCCACAGCGGACGTAGGCGTCTTGCTGGCGATCTTGCTTCTGGTGGCGCCACCTATGGCACGTTCCTGACGCGACAACTTGCCGCGCTGCAATGtgtgtgattgttgttgtggctgttgttgttgttgctgttgttgtggttgttgttgctgttgttgagcAGCGCTGCTGCGACGCCTGCGCGCGCTGCCCTCCAGCCGCAGCTCTGTCAGCAACTTGACGTCcattttctgctgctgctgctggcgtcgACGTCTCTGCTCGCTGTTTGCTATTTTGCCGCTGACtcgtttcggtttcggtttcagtttcttGGTCGACGCTcgccggttcggttcggtttatGGTATAACGGTATAAAGGTCTAGCGGTGTAACGGTATCAGAGTTAATCAGCTTAACGGTAGTTTAACGGTTTAACGGTTCGCGGTTCGCCccttgatttgatttttgtctttctttgtttttcgATCAATTTTTCAACTGAAATTTGTACGAACAGCAATGTAATtgttacaatttattattatttacatatgttcatatattatttttgtatatatatttttttttttgtgagatgttcttattgttgttgctgtcatatGTGCTTATTCGTTATgttgtgtcagtgtgtgtgtgtgtgtattttgttttgactttgacttttgaGTTGCCGCCtcacttgttgttattgctgacTGTCAACCTCTTCTCACCTTTTTCCTCTTCCGCTCACTCTTCACCCTTAGTGTCCACAGACTGCGCTTAACTAGGTTGCCCTCCAGtgaaactttgttgttgttgttgctctgacGAAAACAGTAGCTCGACTATTGCGAGGGCTGCTCGTTAAGTTACACTCTTCTTTTATCGTGTAATGAATTGCTAATTATTCACTCAATTATCAAAACAGTCAAGCTTCGATATTGTAAAGTATTTCTATCTTAAGTACAGTAATACTTCTCTAtagtcaattttaatttgtttctcaaaatatgatttattgtagattattgtatatataaaataatacatattgaaGCCATCTGTAGTTCAGAAATAGTTTCTAgaatgcaaataattaataataaattagaagcttttaaaaaaaaaatggtcatttaactgcatatttttttttaacctctcctaatttttttaatctttacgatgacaactttattattaaataaatgtacagaATGCTATATAGTTTTTGTACTTTGTCTCAATAAATTATTCTCGTAGTTTTAACTAGTTTGCCATAGCGAAGTTTGACTGTATCACACAATTGGCAcatagcaacaacatttataaaacAGCTTGAGGTAGTTATTTtgctttatatatgtatttaagtatatatgtatttgttatttgtagattctttttttaatattggtttaaaatatttaaacacttcttattttcttttaagttgttgttataaGTGCTcgttaatacattttttttgtctgtttagCTCGTTACgtcaaacattttattgttaatacgATATATCAACCaagtaaattactttttttttgttaaagttttaCACTCGCTggtgcaaaatcaaaaaattccCCATCAAATCAAGGAAAAAGAAAACccgaaaaattaaacaaacttcGCGTCAACTAAACAAGTAAATCGAAGAAGCTAGAAAAAAATGGTAAGTAATTCTATGCAAATCCCTTTTGAACCATCATAAATAACGTATCAGTCAAAACAAATCATGTTGGTGAGGGAAGGGGAAATAATGGTgaaaagatagagagaaaaagaCTTTGTCATGTGTTTGTTGGCTCCAGCAAATACACAGATTATGGATCTCCATTCATAGACTCAGTGTCGAGACTGTGGTCTATGCATCATTCGAATTTCGAGCTGGTTTTGCCCCCTGCCTTAAATTTGTGGCACGTGGGCGTTTGCTTAGCAAACAGGTTGCCGCTATGacgttacgcatacgccgcgttgtaCTGGCCACATGCCACGTCCGTTGGCTGTTTGAAGTGTCGTCGACGACGCCAACTTTGGTGTAATATTCATAGCATGTGGAATTTTCAAGTGTTACAAactaaaaactcaaaaaaaactgtcattttgtgttgtttgttttttgttttctgttttgtgtCTGCTGTTTTCCTGAGCTTTTTATGAGCTGCCTACCCAAAAAAAACTCACGCACACAAAGCGCCTCTCCAAATGGCCCCGACTTGCCTTATTagtatttatgttaattaccatactaaaagaaagaaaaaaaatatctatataaaaaatgagGAGAAAAAAGGCAcagaatacaaataaaattaaaagacgcacacacaaaaattgaaaaacaattcgATTTCAATGGGCAACTGAGTTAACTGAGTTTTGGGCTTGAACCTGGGCCACCTTCAGTGTCCACGTCTCTTTCAGTGGGCGAACACGAAAactttcccaaaaaaaatacaataaaataatataaaataaaaaatgttttgcaagTGTCGACACAAGACTTGAAGTAATTCAAAGTTGGGTGTCTCAACGTCCCACACGTTCGTTCGGTGCTTGGGAAAGCCAAAAAGTAACGGGGGAAAGAGTTTTAAGTCAATTCGATTTAAGATCATAGATCTAGATTTAACGATGATCGCATAGAACTCAATAATCGaaattgtttcgttttttttcctGTGTGTTTCTTTTAACTTTTGGCTTGAGCTTTGCTCTGACATCATTTTGTTGTCATCTTCTTTACATTCTTTATCCTCTTCTTCTTATCGAGCTCAACATTCCGATACTAAATTTGGCAATCAATCGATCTGAATGATTCATTTTCACTTTCCTTAACAGAAACGCAAATGATTGCTTTAAATATCATCTTGTTGTCTGAATATGTTAAGATTAAAGTTCTAATAAAGTACAACTTTGAATTCTTCGCATactctatttttattgtagGAAAAACTCTGAATACTTTTGAATAAGTGcctaaaattaaagcttataatgttctaaaatcatgATATCAGAATTCCTAGCtttgttattgaaataaatattaaatgatttatttacgGTTTTACATTgtctttaaaatcaaattatattataaagttCTTGACTAAACTAAATCGAAGAACTATTTCGAATAGTACAGCTCTCAgatctataaaataaaagtcctTTGAATAtactcttatttttaataaagtcaaacatattttattgtcTACGGAATGATTAACAATAGATTGAACTCAAGATATGGCATCTAATTTATCgatttttaagcattaaacATTCTaaacattattatattatttgttgtattcCTTGATAAAATTCCAATTAGCTTATAATGCGTTCAAATCGTTTAAATGTcatcaatatataaatataaatataaatatagtgcTCGATCagcaattcaaatattttaatgatattaatTAGAATGCTGTATTTCCAGCGGAAATTCGAATTCAGCTTAGGCGTGTTCAAATTTCTGAaagaaacatttaataatttatgactattttatacaaaataattctAAAGGAATTTCGAATTTCAGGCGTTTCCAAATTCTGGAATGCACTAAATTGAGGAGTTTTTAATTCGATTTTAATTGTGGATTCTTTATTCGAAAGAATTGCTTTCAGTCGGAATCGATGGAAATGTTGATCGATCTGCAATCTATTCATAGAAAAAGAAATGCTATCCAATTTTGGTGGAGAAAGGAATGATTGatatacatatctatatattaatattctttaatatttcattattgaattttctttttcattttgttgtgtgCCACATGTTAAGTGGTCATTTTATCTATGCTCAGAGCATCTGCAGTTCAAATGgcaattacgtatacgcaatgttggCTAAGAGCAGCTAAACTTAGCGCCTTGTTGATTGACAGCTCTGATTGATGGGGCTACAACAATTGCGTTTTTATGCCTAACCTCCTCCcccaacacactcacacacacattaaacacacatgtatatatactaGATGTATGATTCATTtgtgcaat of Drosophila innubila isolate TH190305 chromosome X, UK_Dinn_1.0, whole genome shotgun sequence contains these proteins:
- the LOC117794320 gene encoding AF4/FMR2 family member lilli isoform X2, which translates into the protein MDVKLLTELRLEGSARRRRSSAAQQQQQQPQQQQQQQQPQQQSHTLQRGKLSRQERAIGGATRSKIASKTPTSAVAVVPPSRQSRKSSSSNNNRRERERERERERERIRQRESPLTLSRVAFGRTCSGRSTGHATLPPPPVLQPAAAAPVRHRGLRHRLDTPRPMARPMAAAHEQLELLLTRIERGSEVDITPTTTPMPMPMPTSTSAPRRRKPAAARTVRRQMEHPPPVPTVTPLSSARNNKSNNYEQLQSTVAATTTTAVATTLTNTATATAAATATATAATFVPLTQNPQLLTPEKRRALLELLSRAEQHDQEIVNILRSEVSDAGDPSRDAMRLTLQMLPLALKPGDSPYCKHFWAGHRYLKERQKLYQQLPPDDLRYKEVKILRAPDGNFFLSKPLEDELKDEKHVLDFIESELHRSQQTPITPEQRTRQERALDERRELDRQKQQVSECRERHRLQEMKRLKKQVPKKMTKQAKKVQEEAKQLPQLTQLPKQIEYSKRLTVIEEVEQEEEKGELNKDANENGDDDDDDDVTPRPTAAQAAMPEDLMELL
- the LOC117794320 gene encoding AF4/FMR2 family member lilli isoform X1, which produces MDVKLLTELRLEGSARRRRSSAAQQQQQQPQQQQQQQQPQQQSHTLQRGKLSRQERAIGGATRSKIASKTPTSAVAVVPPSRQSRKSSSSNNNRRERERERERERERIRQRESPLTLSRVAFGRTCSGRSTGHATLPPPPVLQPAAAAPVRHRGLRHRLDTPRPMARPMAAAHEQLELLLTRIERGSEVDITPTTTPMPMPMPTSTSAPRRRKPAAARTVRRQMEHPPPVPTVTPLSSARNNKSNNYEQLQSTVAATTTTAVATTLTNTATATAAATATATAATFVPLTQNPQLLTPEKRRALLELLSRAEQHDQEIVNILRSEVSDAGDPSRDAMRLTLQMLPLALKPGDSPYCKHFWAGHRYLKERQKLYQQLPPDDLRYKEVKILRAPDGNFFLSKPLEDELKDEKHVLDFIESELHRSQQTPITPEQRTRQERALDERRELDRQKQQVSECRERHRLQEMKRLKKQVPKKMTKQAKKVQEEAKQLPQLTQLPKQIEYSKRLTVIEEVEQEEEKGELNKDANENGDDDDDDDVTPRPTAAQAAMPEDLMELLVQRQQFREQCRRSSLYNNPNCDTPWKLYANIANKLSEELTTKTDEELRRSIAGYIKEFVDNEASITKPTN